One Brachyspira suanatina DNA segment encodes these proteins:
- a CDS encoding patatin-like phospholipase family protein, translating into MKKLGLVLGGGGGLGSYQIGVWKALREYEVDKMIKAISGTSVGVLNACLIAQNNYDIAEYIWTNEIEDKILSKKKMDKNNNYISSNGIFSRKGLIEIIEKYLNIDIIINYEYPIYATAVNLKNIDAEYFKLNNKSAKEIKEIMMATSAIPVIFGRQTIEGVDYIDGGVELLKGNNLPLKPLYEEKCDEIIAINLYKESTREKFNNCKVYEIVPSNDIGNFFNGAMDFSLEGAKMRIKEGYNDAKNMLKEIFKMGKTQLENLENNNMLYMYENDNAAERKKLKKKLNKAIDSLKIDDNN; encoded by the coding sequence ATGAAAAAATTAGGTTTAGTTTTAGGCGGCGGAGGCGGACTTGGAAGCTATCAAATAGGAGTATGGAAAGCTTTAAGAGAATACGAAGTAGATAAAATGATTAAAGCAATATCCGGTACTTCTGTAGGCGTTCTTAATGCATGTTTGATAGCACAGAATAATTATGACATAGCCGAATATATTTGGACTAATGAAATAGAAGATAAAATACTCTCAAAAAAGAAAATGGATAAAAATAATAATTATATATCTTCAAATGGAATTTTCAGTAGAAAAGGATTAATAGAGATAATAGAAAAATATTTAAATATTGACATCATTATCAATTATGAATATCCAATATATGCCACAGCTGTAAATTTAAAAAACATTGATGCTGAATATTTCAAATTAAATAACAAATCAGCAAAAGAAATAAAAGAAATAATGATGGCAACAAGTGCAATACCGGTAATATTCGGAAGGCAGACAATAGAAGGAGTTGATTATATAGACGGCGGTGTTGAATTATTAAAAGGAAACAATCTGCCTTTAAAGCCTCTTTATGAAGAAAAATGCGATGAAATAATAGCCATTAATTTATACAAAGAAAGCACAAGAGAAAAATTCAATAATTGCAAAGTTTATGAGATAGTACCAAGTAATGATATAGGAAACTTCTTTAATGGGGCTATGGATTTTTCACTTGAAGGTGCTAAAATGCGTATTAAAGAAGGATACAATGATGCAAAGAATATGCTTAAAGAAATATTTAAAATGGGTAAAACACAATTAGAGAATTTAGAAAATAATAATATGCTTTATATGTATGAAAATGATAATGCTGCAGAAAGAAAAAAATTAAAAAAGAAACTTAATAAAGCAATAGATAGTTTAAAAATAGATGATAATAACTAA
- a CDS encoding imm68 putative immunity domain-containing protein: protein MYIDKLWGEYFGDCDDSLVLLEYFDENDNTQYSVKKIFTDFNVYNEYSTIKVDSFRKSKDIKYICNGIEHNIDIVIDLILDLSVLILECLHNKKIYLKDLYSNSEKDKYISINADKEDIELFINILNDFSVNGSKYDLADMCDDETINNIAEKTKYIANEMSKFIY from the coding sequence ATGTATATAGATAAATTATGGGGAGAATATTTTGGTGATTGTGATGACTCATTAGTATTATTAGAGTATTTTGATGAGAATGATAATACTCAATATAGCGTTAAAAAAATATTTACTGACTTTAATGTATACAATGAATATTCTACAATAAAAGTTGATTCATTTAGAAAAAGTAAAGATATAAAATATATTTGTAATGGTATTGAACATAATATAGATATAGTAATAGATTTAATATTAGATTTATCAGTATTAATTTTAGAATGTCTTCATAACAAAAAAATATATTTAAAAGATTTATATAGTAATTCTGAAAAAGATAAATATATATCAATAAATGCTGATAAGGAAGATATAGAATTATTTATAAATATATTAAATGACTTTTCTGTTAATGGTTCTAAGTATGATTTAGCCGATATGTGTGATGATGAAACTATTAATAATATTGCTGAAAAGACAAAATATATAGCAAATGAAATGTCAAAATTTATATATTAA
- a CDS encoding tetratricopeptide repeat protein, with protein sequence MSIGSSRSKLEDGIKFFRNENYKEAIDSLEKIFSEKNDVESGYHLALAYAQIQDYDNTLQVFDKIMRRLDNPLRLMQAHIIVGYIYAVKEMYDLAEFELLDALSSGVENTQIHAALGYVYYKKGNIRKAIEHLRKAVNLDPKSANARNSLGFILADTETNIEEGIEEIRKALAIDPNNPAYLDSLGWAFLKKNDFERAKEFLTKAFELAPTNRDIKEHLLKLDKSSYKR encoded by the coding sequence ATGAGTATAGGCTCTAGCAGAAGTAAATTAGAAGACGGAATAAAATTTTTTAGAAATGAAAACTATAAAGAAGCAATAGACTCTTTGGAAAAAATATTCTCAGAAAAAAATGATGTTGAATCCGGATACCATCTAGCATTAGCCTATGCACAAATTCAAGATTATGATAATACTCTTCAGGTATTTGATAAAATAATGAGAAGACTTGATAATCCTCTTAGACTTATGCAGGCCCATATAATAGTAGGATACATATACGCTGTTAAAGAAATGTATGATCTAGCTGAATTTGAACTTCTAGATGCTTTATCTTCTGGAGTTGAAAATACTCAAATACATGCAGCTTTGGGTTATGTTTATTATAAGAAAGGAAATATCAGAAAAGCTATAGAGCATTTGAGAAAAGCTGTTAATCTTGATCCAAAAAGTGCAAATGCTAGAAATTCTTTAGGATTTATTTTGGCAGATACAGAAACTAATATAGAAGAAGGAATAGAAGAAATTAGAAAAGCATTGGCGATAGATCCTAATAATCCGGCTTATTTAGATTCATTAGGCTGGGCTTTCCTTAAGAAAAATGATTTTGAAAGAGCTAAAGAATTTTTAACAAAAGCTTTTGAACTTGCTCCTACAAACAGAGATATAAAAGAACATTTATTAAAATTAGATAAGTCTTCATATAAAAGATAA
- a CDS encoding M23 family metallopeptidase has product MKYIISIIFLISLSLYSQNNIQYLGNTSLNRGGKNIDIKTSNEILANDIIETEKNAFAEIKIGNKYYYLAPNTKIKVSNNNAVLITGAMYTRNKAFNSLEDFKKYDNDIKIYADPFPFYAGKVSTIFIASKDEVKIENSKLMGSARPIVKFFEVKNADRNMKVYKSVFGIYVGAQDKKYQFISDIKLKDNTILNVAIDIKLDFTPPPPKPKQIPGVTATMKNIISNPQKSKEEKELLNGKVYISYTPTNYADKVYIMPSQGRYSSGFGAFRGYTKDYARYHQGFDIANTNGTPIIAANNGVVRVSRELFVRGNCVVIDHGEGVYSSYFHMSKLIAKEGQYVKKGEVIGLIGSTGMSTGPHCHWEMRAGNMTFDPLSILEKPVSFNTKTLTQIK; this is encoded by the coding sequence ATGAAATATATTATCAGCATTATATTTTTAATTTCATTATCTTTATATTCTCAAAATAATATTCAATATTTAGGCAATACTTCTCTAAACAGAGGCGGAAAAAATATTGATATAAAAACTTCTAATGAAATATTAGCAAATGATATTATAGAAACTGAAAAAAATGCTTTTGCTGAAATAAAAATAGGAAATAAATATTATTATCTTGCTCCAAATACAAAAATAAAAGTAAGCAATAATAATGCTGTTTTAATAACTGGAGCTATGTATACTAGAAATAAAGCCTTTAATTCTTTAGAAGATTTCAAAAAATATGATAATGATATAAAAATATATGCAGATCCTTTCCCATTCTATGCCGGTAAAGTATCAACTATATTCATAGCTTCCAAAGATGAAGTAAAAATAGAAAACTCAAAACTTATGGGAAGTGCAAGACCTATAGTAAAATTTTTTGAAGTAAAAAATGCTGATAGAAACATGAAAGTTTATAAAAGTGTATTCGGTATATATGTAGGTGCTCAGGATAAAAAATATCAATTTATATCTGATATAAAATTAAAAGATAATACAATATTAAATGTGGCAATAGATATAAAATTAGACTTTACTCCTCCACCACCAAAACCAAAACAAATACCTGGTGTAACTGCTACTATGAAAAATATTATAAGCAATCCTCAAAAATCAAAAGAAGAAAAAGAATTATTAAATGGAAAAGTTTATATAAGTTATACTCCTACTAATTATGCAGATAAAGTTTATATAATGCCTTCTCAAGGAAGATACTCATCAGGATTCGGTGCTTTCAGAGGATACACTAAAGACTATGCAAGATATCATCAAGGATTTGATATAGCCAACACAAACGGTACTCCTATAATAGCAGCAAATAATGGAGTGGTAAGAGTATCAAGAGAATTATTTGTTAGAGGAAACTGCGTAGTTATAGATCATGGCGAAGGAGTATACAGTTCATATTTCCATATGTCCAAATTAATAGCAAAAGAAGGACAGTATGTTAAAAAAGGCGAAGTAATAGGATTAATAGGTTCTACAGGAATGTCTACAGGACCTCATTGTCATTGGGAAATGAGAGCAGGAAATATGACATTTGATCCTTTAAGTATTTTAGAAAAGCCTGTTTCATTTAATACTAAAACTCTTACTCAAATAAAATAA